The Malassezia japonica chromosome 5, complete sequence genome contains a region encoding:
- the ERG5 gene encoding sterol 22-desaturase (EggNog:ENOG503NVJI; TransMembrane:1 (o437-460i); COG:Q), whose product MAMSNAYHAMTKSLQMGSFDWAESPNSNGSFSQLDGKPEAHGKSRTSDLTASWLQRGFPQCPPVSQWRDEDGVSEDNLDLLAEDMMESNSRNYNGTQSSMGSSYPEPVDVFDMGDRTGPGLYHEGQLIRVAETSEGFAEQDLDCLTKQLEVDKLLGRGSYAVVAMIPSSPVAQENKGKSAQPDASPFSSVHLDDSEEAPATPWLLARSMPNALLSERRLRLVGDMFHQMCEAVHYCHERGISHRDLKPENFIVEDRRVVEAGPSGEWDSRVVVKLTDFGLATVKDRCDDFNCGSKPYMAFECRHNMAQTYDPKQADVWSLGIVLLNLLFHRSPFKEPSVDHCSSFSAFSYKPIQYLTEAFDGLTESAAQFLCGNVFCDVSKGHARRISARSFGEGVLVGDLAAGPVARIEPAAGWTSHLGANYTLGLGADGAKHNGLFSQVTSVQITFTVLSVIVALLALEQIVYRRKKGVLPGPKWTIPVIGKFADSLRPSLEKYQEGWNSGALSAASVFNIFIVISSSTEFTRKILNSPTYAEPCLVASAKKVLSHDNWVFLNGKTHVDYRKGLNSLFTSRALGIYLQIQESIYKQHFAKWIAEDNSTARPFMMQLRDLNMDTSLRVFCGNYIPEHGAKEISEHYWLITVALELVNFPFAFPGTKVYKAIQARKMAMKWFEFTAAESKKRMAAGEEVTCLCDAWVRAMLDARENRENEDLRDDQRKVLHRDFSDREIGMVLLSFLFASQDAMSSGLTYLFQHLADHPEVLRKVREEQYTLRNNDVESPLTIDLVEKMEYTRAAVRESLRMKPPVIMVPYMTHKPFPISEDYTVPKGAMIIPSFWNSLHDPEAYPQPDEFRPERWLEGAQSPAQMHPKNYLVFGSGPHNCIGKEYALQHLVAVMGTASILLDWKHEVTPLSEKVMVIATIFPQDGARLSFAKRSPPALGATPEEAARA is encoded by the exons ATGGCCATGTCGAATGCGTACCATGCAATGACCAAATCGCTTCAGATGGGCTCCTTTGACTGGGCGGAGTCGCCGAACAGCAACGGGAGTTTTTCGCAGCTGGATGGCAAGCCCGAGGCACACGGAAAGTCTCGCACCAGCGACCTGACTGCCTCTTGGCTGCAGCGCGGTTTTCCTCAGTGTCCTCCCGTGTCCCAGTGGCGCGATGAGGATGGTGTTTCCGAGGACAACTTGGACCTGCTTGCTGAAGACATGATGGAAAGCAACAGCCGCAACTACAACGGGACACAAAGCAGCATGGGCAGTTCGTATCCCGAACCTGTGGACGTCTTTGACATGGGCGACCGCACCGGCCCTGGCCTCTATCACGAGGGCCAGCTTATTCGTGTGGCAGAGACCAGCGAAGGTtttgccgagcaggaccTCGACTGTCTCACCAAACAGCTCGAGGTGGACAAACTCTTGGGCAGGGGTAGCTATGCGGTTGT TGCGATGATCCCGTCCTCTCCCGTCGCTCAAGAAAACAAGGGCAAATCTGCTCAgccggacgcgtcgccgttTAGCAGCGTGCATTTGGACGACAGCGAGGAAGCGCCTGCTACGCCATGGCTTCTCGCGCGCTCCATGCCCAATGCCCTCCTCTctgagcgccgcctgcgtctCGTGGGCGACATGTTCCACCAGATGTGTGAAGCCGTGCACTATTgccacgagcgcggcatCAGCCACCGTGACCTGAAACCCGAAAACTTTATTGTCGAAGACCGCCGCGTGGTAGAAGCGGGTCCGTCGGGTGAATGGGACTCGCGTGTGGTGGTGAAACTGACCGACTTTGGTCTTGCCACCGTCAAGGACCGATGCGACGACTTCAACTGCGGCTCCAAGCCCTATATGGCATTTGAGTGTCGGCACAACATGGCACAGACCTACGATCCGAAGCAGGCGGACGTGTGGTCGTTGGGCATTGTACTGCTCAACCTCCTCTTCCATCGCAGCCCGTTCAAGGAGCCGAGTGTTGACCACTGCTCGTCGTTCTCTGCCTTCTCTTACAAGCCGATCCAGTACCTAACCGAGGCCTTTGATGGATTGACAgagagcgcggcgcagttCCTCTGCGGAAATGTCTTTTGTGATGTTTCCAAGGgccatgcgcgccgcatTTCTGCGCGCAGCTTTGGCGA gggcgtgctcgtcggcgacctcgccgctggccctgtcgcgcgcatcgagccaGCAGCCGG CTGGACTTCGCATCTCGGTGCGAATTACACGCTCGGTCTTGGTGCTGATGGCGCCAAGCACAATGGTCTCTTTTCGCAGGTCACAAGCGTGCAAATTACCTTCACGGTTCTTTCGGTGATTGTCGCGTTGCTCGCGCTTGAGCAAATCGTGTACCGCCGGAAGAAGGGTGTGCTCCCCGGTCCCAAGTGGACTATCCCCGTGATCGGCAAGTTTGCTGACTCGCTGCGTCCTAGCCTGGAAAAGTACCAGGAGGGCTGGaacagcggcgcgctgagTGCCGCAAGCGTGTTCAACATCTTTATTGTGATCTCCTCTTCGACGGAGTTTACGCGCAAGATCCTGAACAGTCCCACGTACGCTGAGCCGTGCCTTGTGGCCTCGGCTAAGAAGGTGCTCTCTCACGACAACTG GGTCTTTTTGAACGGCAAGACGCACGTCGACTACCGCAAGGGTCTTAACTCGCTCTTCACCAGCCGTGCCCTTGGTATTTACCTTCAGATCCAGGAGTCGATCTACAAGCAGCACTTTGCGAAGTGGATTGCCGAGGACAACAGCACCGCACGCCCCTTCATGATGCAGCTGCGTGACCTGAACATGGACACCTCGCTGCGCGTTTTCTGTGGAAACTACATTCCCGAGCACGGTGCGAAGGAGATTTCGGAGCACTACTGGCTCATTacggtcgcgctcgagctcgtcaacTTCCCCTTCGCCTTCCCTGGTACCAAGGTGTACAAGGCGATCCAGGCGCGCAAGATGGCCATGAAGTGGTTCGAGTTCACGGCCGCGGAGAGCAAGAAGCGCATGGCCGCCGGCGAAGAGGTTACCTGTCTCTGCGATGCGTGGGTGCGTGCGATGCTTGACGCCCGCGAGAACCGCGAGAACGAGGatctgcgcgacgaccagcgCAAGGTTCTGCACCGCGACTTTTCCGATCGCGAGATCGGTATGGTGCTCCTCAGCTTCCTCTTTGCTTCGCAGGACGCCATGTCGAGTGGTCTTACCTATCTGTTCCAGCACCTGGCGGATCACCCCGAGGtcctgcgcaaggtgcgTGAAGAACAGTACACACTGCGCAACAACGATGTCGAGTCGCCTCTGACGATCGATCTCGTGGAAAAGATGGAGTACACGCGCGCTGCCGTCCGTGAATCGCTCCGCATGAAGCCCCCGGTGATCATGGTCCCCTACATGACGCACAAGCCGTTCCCTATCAGCGAGGACTATACGGTGCCGAAGGGCGCTATGATTATTCCCAGCTTCTGGAACAGTCTGCACGACCCCGAGGCGTACCCCCAGCCGGACGAGTTCCGGCCCGAGCGCTGGCTCGAGGGCGCGCAGTCGCCCGCCCAGATGCACCCGAAGAACTACCTCGTGTTCGGCTCGGGTCCTCACAACTGCATCGGCAAGGAGTACGCCCTGCAGCACCTCGTGGCCGTCATGGGCACGGCGTCGATCCTGCTCGACTGGAAGCACGAGGTGACGCCCCTGAGTGAAAAGGTGATGGTTATTGCTACGATTTTCCCCcaggacggcgcgcgcctttCGTTCGCGAAGCGCTCTCCTCCCGCCCTGGGCGCCACGCCAGAGGAGGCTGCCCGTGCTTGA
- the TFB4 gene encoding RNA polymerase II transcription factor B subunit 4 (BUSCO:EOG0926369X; EggNog:ENOG503NV91; COG:K; COG:L), translating into MATAGSQAHGPQKGSALSGLSGGTTDPDPVAERVSPDFLVVILDLNPDAWQQSASNQAASAEQRAELAFAQLKQTLYTVLSSNSSEVSMCLPFKQVDDAVFEGVRSLIHEACTEETNANRPIGMVRALSLALCHINRIAILTRIGDDQNELDPAAVERTAERNQLAAATFRHRVLILSVTQDASAQYVPMMNCIFSAQKQGIHIDVCKLFGEDTVFLRQACHLTGGHYYRLDGLDGLLQVLMTVYLPSRSIRPMLMFPAMDDVDFRAACFCHRRNVDIGYVCSVCLSIFCGPRKECLICRSEFPPGTLQRFEDEQAVAALLRSG; encoded by the exons ATGGCCACGGCCGGATCCCAGGCGCACGGGCCGCAAAAAGGGAGTGCCTTGTCGGGCCTCTCGGGCGGCACAACAGATCCAGATCCTGTGGCGGAGCGAGTTTCGCCCGATTTTCTGGTCGTGATCCTGGATCTGAACCCTGATGCGTGGCAGCAGAGCGCGTCGAACCaggccgcgagcgcagagcagcgcgccgagctggcCTTTGCCCAGCTGAAGCAGACACTCTACACCGTTTTG TCAAGCAACAGCTCAGAGGTTAGCATGTGCTTGCCTTTCAAGCAGGTTGACGACGCTGTGTTTGAGGGTGTGCGCAGCTTGATTCACGAAGCATGCACGGAAGAGACCAATGCGAATCGGCCTATTGGCATGGTTCGCGCACTCTCGCTCGCTCTGTGCCATATCAACCGCATTGCGATCCTCACGAGGATTGGCGATGACCAGAACGAGCTGGACCCCGCAGCCGtggagcgcaccgccgagcggAATCAGCTCGCAGCAGCCACCTTTCGGCACCGCGTCCTGATTCTGAGCGTGACACAGGACGCCAGTGCACAGTATGTGCCTATGATGAACTGTATTTTTAGTGCCCAGAAACAGGGTATCCACATCGATGTCTGCAAGCTCTTTGGCGAAGATACCGTCTTTTTGCGTCAGGCCTGCCATCTTACGGGCGGCCACTATTACAGACTAGATGGCCTCGACGGATTGCTACAAGTCTTGATGACAGTATACCTCCCATCGCGCTCCATCCGGCCCATGCTCATGTTCCCTGCCATGGACGATGTCGACTTCCGTGCTGCATGTTTCTGCCACCGCCGGAACGTGGATATTGGGTATGTTTGCTCTGTGTGCCTCAGCATTTTTTGTGGGCCGCGCAAAGAGTGCTTGATCTGCCGCTCCGAGTTTCCCCCgggcacgctgcagcgtTTTGAGGACGAACAGGCAGTTGCTGCATTGCTCCGCTCGGGCTAG
- a CDS encoding uncharacterized protein (COG:D; EggNog:ENOG503PAJE) codes for MGALLLASKLEEVPLRLREILLVFDYLGQRARHFAKYTPGQRTVEAYGRPSSKQECPPFSYRPSGYYTDAYYDAKDALVVAEMQILKRLGFDVQVNLPHALMINYMQVLGVANKEIAMEEGPPMTAAQLAWNYLSDAP; via the exons ATGGGTGCGCTTTTGCTAGCTTCGAAGCTAGAGGAAGTCCCATTGCGGCTCCGCGAAATTCTGCTTGTCTTTGATTACCTCGgccagcgtgcgcgccatTTTGCCAAATATACCCCCGggcagcgcacggtcgagGCGTACGGCAGGCCCTCGTCTAAGCAAGAATGCCCGCCCTTTTCGTACAGACCTTCGGGATACTACACGGACGCATACTACGACGCCAAAGATGCGCTCGTTGTCGCTGAAATGCAGATCCTCAAACGACTGGGGTTCGACGTCCAAGTGAATCTTCCTCATGCCCTAATGATCAACTACATGCAGGTCCTTGGCGTCGCAAACAAGGAGATTGCAATGGAAGAAGGACCGCCCATGACGGCCGCCCAGCTCGCGTGGAACTATCtgagcgacgc CCCCTGA
- the VPS24 gene encoding Vacuolar protein-sorting-associated protein 24 (EggNog:ENOG503P12C; COG:U) encodes MLAREVVRSNKHRTRLITSKAQLNSISLQLQQQMSVFKVTGSLQKSTEIMKLSNNLIKLPQMSKSMREMSGELMKAGIMEEMMNDTLDSGVFGEDQEELEEEAQEEVSNVLHELTDGKLGEAKSASELPSLSAEPATAHADNNQDLEQMQAQLDGLLRG; translated from the exons ATGCTTGCCCGGGAAGTAGTGCGCTCGAATAAGCACCGCACACGCCTGATTACCAGTAAAGCGCAGCTGAACAGCATCTCCCTGCAGCTCCAGCAGCAAATGT CCGTGTTCAAGGTCACAGGCAGCTTGCAAAAGTCGACCGAGATTATGAAGCTGTCCAACAATCTCATCAAGCTACCCCAAATGTCCAAGTCTATGCGCGAAATGAGTGGCGAACTAATGAAG GCGGGCATTATGGAAGAAATGATGAACGACACACTTGACTCCGGCGTCTTTGGTGAAGACCAggaagagctcgaggaggaagCGCAAGAGGAGGTCAGCAATGTCTTGCACGAGCTTACGGACG GCAAACTCGGAGAGGCCAAGTCCGCCAGCGAGCTGCCGAGCCTCAGTGCAGAGCCCGCTACGGCACACGCAGACAACAACCAAGATTTGGAGCAGATGCAGGCCCAACTTGACGGTCTACTGCGAGGATAG
- the HTB1 gene encoding histone H2B (EggNog:ENOG503P1WK; COG:B) yields the protein MPPKPAEKKPPSTAGKAPASAGKAPTEGAKKTSKAPSKSTEKKKSGSKVRKETYSTYIYRVLKQVHPDTGISNKAMAILNSFVQDIFERVATEASKLASYNKKSTISSREIQTAVRLILPGELSKHAIAEATRSVTKFSSA from the coding sequence ATGCCTCCTAAGCCTGCTGAGAAGAAGCCCCCGTCGACCGCCGGCAAGGCCCCGGCCTCGGCTGGTAAGGCCCCTACTGAGGGTGCCAAGAAGACCTCCAAGGCCCCCTCCAAGTCGACTGAGAAGAAGAAGTCGGGCAGCAAGGTCCGCAAGGAGACTTACTCGACCTACATCTACCGTGTCCTCAAGCAGGTGCACCCCGACACTGGTATCTCGAACAAGGCTATGGCTATCCTGAACTCGTTCGTGCAGGACATcttcgagcgcgtcgctaCTGAGGCCTCGAAGCTTGCCAGCTACAACAAGAAGAGCACCATCTCTTCGCGCGAGATCCAGACTGCCGTCCGTCTCATCCTCCCCGGTGAGCTGTCCAAGCACGCCATTGCCGAGGCCACCCGCTCGGTTACCAAGTTCTCTTCCGCGTAA
- the HTA1 gene encoding histone H2A (EggNog:ENOG503P2TD; COG:B) produces the protein MSGGKSGGKAGDASSKTQSRSAKAGLQFPVGRIHRLLRKGNYAQRVGAGAPVYLAAVLEYLAAEILELAGNAARDNKKSRIIPRHLQLAIRNDEELNKLLGGVTISQGGVLPFIQSELLPAKSGKSKKAIGSQEI, from the exons ATGTCTGGTGGCAAGTCTGGTGGTAAGGCTGGTGACGCTTCGTCGAAGACCCAGTCGCGTTCGGCCAAGGCCGGTCTGCAGTTCCCCGTCGGTCGTATTCACCGTCTGCTCCGCAAGGGCAACTACGCCCAGCGTGTCGGTGCCGGTGCTCCGG TCTACCTCGCCGCTGTCCTTGAGTACCTCGCTGCCGAGATTCTCGAGCTTGCCGGCaacgccgctcgcgacaACAAGAAGTCGCGTATCATCCCCCGTCACCTTCAGCTCGCCATCCGCAACGATGAGGAGCTCAacaagctgctcggcggtgtGACTATCAGCCAGGGTGGTGTGCTTCCCTTCATCCAGAGCGAGCTCCTTCCCGCCAAGAGCGGCAAGTCGAAGAAGGCGATCGGCTCTCAGGAGATCTAA
- a CDS encoding uncharacterized protein (COG:L; EggNog:ENOG503NXJP), with product MESFLSANELAVTPTVMLMPDPDIPLELNKREVTSIFATPLEAFLFHAPPPDLESAMHVTTPDRRAPTPLPGKKNADQTFPQPDPNESHWHSIYEVYWITERLRRHTFWDKRNPIRGLTSDILIRAAEIAYGKEPDYGVRAEKQPPQAKMLYHAFAGPERVRGYRVPPRIEPIDLEQEKARRARL from the exons ATGGAGTCATTTCTCTCCGCAAACGAGCTCGCAGTGACGCCGACAGTGATGCTCATGCCCGACCCCGACATTCCG ctcgagctgaaCAAGCGAGAGGTCACTAGTATATTTGCCACGCCTCTCGAGGCCTTCCTTTTTCATGCACCCCCGCCTGACCTAGAGAGTGCCATGCACGTCACGACGCCGgaccgccgtgcgccaACGCCGCTACCCGGCAAGAAGAATGCGGATCAGACCTTCCCACAGCCCGACCCGAACGAAAGCCATTGGCACTCTATCTACGAAGTGTACTGGATCACGGAGCGCCTTCGTCGGCATACCTTTTGGGACAAGCGGAATCCCATCCGCGGGCTTACGAG CGACATCCTGATTCGTGCGGCTGAAATTGCCTATGGCAAGGAGCCCGACTATGGTGTCCGCGCCGAGAAGCAGCCGCCCCAGGCCAAGATGCTGTACCACGCCTTTGCCGGGCCTGAGCGCGTCCGCGGCTACCGCGTCCCTCCTCGTATCGAGCCGATCGATCTCGAGCAAGAAaaagcgcgccgcgcgcgtctctAG
- a CDS encoding [histone H3]-dimethyl-L-lysine(36) demethylase (COG:B; COG:T; EggNog:ENOG503NZH4) translates to MALITCSPPCDRARVVYEAIAALQCKCPTSNPDESRERPTKRRKQNTPPLPRQIQRNAAHPIPELDHAPTPKEFLEFCPSSSDPHDVGRPFVLRGYARDWPALQPAGPGADKPRWADASYLSRRAGPGRVVPVEKGAMYTDANWGQTIIPFAAFLEQIGWDRGAPTSHPLYLAQHTLLTQFPWLSDDMRVPPYVSMRPPAPAYAPAQRGARPSAPIASVWIGPKKTVSAAHTDPYFNCFVQVHGTKSVWIAPPHANDGGAMRVFGTSDDTQGYTRLMSNTSQVDVFSACPFPFVECVAPHAMHTQLEAGDLLFLPPYWWHAMQSASPSFSVSFWF, encoded by the coding sequence ATGGCGCTCATCACATGCTCGCCCCCATGCGACCGCGCCCGTGTCGTGTACGAAGCGATCGCGGCACTGCAGTGCAAGTGCCCCACGTCTAACCCTGACGAAAGTCGGGAGCGGCCAACGAAACGAAGGAAACAGAATACCCCACCCCTACCGCGCCAGATCCAGCGCAATGCCGCCCACCCCATCCCAGAGCTCGACCATGCCCCCACGCCAAAAGAATTCCTGGAATTCTGCCCCAGCTCTTCCGACCCCCACGATGTCGGCCGTCCGTTTGTGTTGCGTGGCTATGCCCGAGACTGGCCGGCGCTGCAACCTGCCGGCCCCGGAGCAGACAAGCCGCGGTGGGCCGACGCGTCCTATCTGAGCCGACGTGCCGGCCCCGGTCGCGTAGTACCAGTCGAAAAAGGGGCTATGTACACCGATGCAAACTGGGGCCAAACGATCATCCCCTTTGCAGCGTTTCTGGAGCAGATCGGATGGGATCGTGGTGCCCCCACCTCCCACCCCCTgtacctcgcgcagcacacgcTCCTCACCCAGTTTCCCTGGCTATCCGATGACATGCGAGTGCCCCCGTACGTCTCGATGCGCCCACCCGCGcccgcgtacgcgccggcgcagcgaggcgcacggccctcCGCCCCGATCGCCAGTGTGTGGATCGGGCCCAAAAAGACGGtttcggcggcgcacacggACCCCTACTTTAACTGTTTTGTGCAAGTGCATGGCACCAAGTCTGTGTGGATTGCCCCGCCCCACGCAAACGACGGGGGTGCCATGCGTGTGTTTGGCACGTCTGATGATACCCAAGGCTATACCCGTCTGATGAGCAACACGTCGCAAGTGGATGTTTTTTCGGCGTGTCCCTTCCCCTTTGTCGAGTGCGTCGCCCCCCATGCGATGCACAcacagctcgaggccggcgaCCTGCTCTTCCTCCCCCCCTACTGGTGGCATGCGATGCAGAGTGCGTCACCGAGCTTCTCGGTTTCCTTTTGGTTCTGA
- the IDH1 gene encoding isocitrate dehydrogenase (NAD(+)) (COG:E; EggNog:ENOG503NV6I), whose translation MSVLSKVPRSLLTGAKQQTLRSVSTMTAGTPILTKGPTKYGGVYTATLIPGDGVGKEITDSVKEIFDKLNVPVEWEQFDLSGEMQGNESQFQQAMDSLRRNKVGLKGTLFTPTGAGSHNSWNVAMRQKLDIYASMVFCKTLDGFPTRHKDVDFTIIRENTEGEYSGLEHSPSPGIVESLKVSTRFKAERISRFAFDFALKNNRKTVTCVHKANIMKLGDGLFLNTFRKVAEEYKSAGISSNDMIVDNTSMQLVSRPQQFDVMVMPNLYGNIVSNIGAALVGGPGTVPGANIGRDYALYEPGCRHVAKDIMGTNKADPTAMILSATMMLRHFGLDYQANQIAAAVYRVISEGKVRTADMGGSSTTQQFTEAVLQNL comes from the exons ATGAGCGTGCTCTCGAAGGTTCCGCGATCTCTTCTCACCGGTGCCAAGCAGCAG acgctgcgctccgTCTCGACGATGACGGCTGGCACGCCGATCCTCACCAAGGGCCCGACCAAGTACGGCGGTGTGTACACGGCTACCCTGATCCCGGGTGATGGTGTCGGTAAGGAGATTACCGACTCGGTCAAGGAGATCTTTGACAAGCTCAACGTCCCGGTCGAGTGGGAGCAGTTCGATCTCTCGGGTGAGATGCAGGGCAACGAGTCGCAGTTCCAGCAGGCGATGGACAGTCTGCGCCGCAACAAGGTCGGCCTGAAGGGCACGCTCTTCACCCCGACTGGCGCGGGCTCGCACAACTCGTGGAACGTGGCTATGCGCCAGAAGCTCGATATCTACGCGTCGATGGTCTTCTGCAAGACCCTCGATGGCTTCCCTACGCGTCACAAGGATGTGGACTTCACCATCATTCGTGAGAACACCGAGGGTGAGTACTCGGGTCTCGAGCACTCGCCTTCGCCGGGCATCGTCGAGTCGCTCAAGgtctcgacgcgcttcAAGGCGGAGCGTATCTCGCGCTTCGCGTTCGACTTTGCGCTGAAGAACAACCGCAAGACGGTGACTTGCGTGCACAAGGCCAACATCATGAAGCTCGGTGACGGTCTCTTCCTCAACACCTTCCGCAAGGTCGCGGAGGAGTACAAGAGCGCGGGTATCAGCTCCAACGACATGATTGTCGATAACACCTCTATGCAGCTCGTCTCGCGCCCGCAGCAGTTCGACGTGATGGTCATGCCGAACCTGTACGGTAACATTGTGTCGAACATCGGTGCCGCGCTGGTCGGTGGCCCTGGTACCGTTCCGGGCGCCAACATCGGCCGCGACTACGCTCTTTACGAGCCGGGCTGCCGTCACGTCGCCAAGGACATTATGGGCACCAACAAGGCCGACCCGACTGCCATGATCCTCAGCGCCACCATGATGCTCCGCCACTTTGGCCTGGACTACCAGGCGAACCAGATCGCTGCTGCCGTCTACCGCGTGATCAGCGAGGGCAAGGTCCGCACGGCGGACATGGGTGGTTCTTCGACCACGCAGCAGTTCACTGAGGCCGTGCTGCAGAACCTGTAG
- the IDH2_2 gene encoding isocitrate dehydrogenase (NAD(+)) (EggNog:ENOG503NVMJ; COG:E), with amino-acid sequence MLFAAASRTVRPAASLPISGARLLRRSLATPSNAPTSAYNKEKDADGKYTVTLFPGDGIGPEVSGAVQKIYEAAKVPIKWEEADVTPSINKDGKQVIPEETIKSVRKNTIALKGPLATPIGKGHVSLNLTLRRTFHLFANVRPCVSVKGFKTPYDDVNTVLIRENTEGEYSGIEHEIVDGVVQSIKLITYEASERVARYAFYHAKQNGRSRVTAVHKAPIMKMSDGMFLTACRNVAKEFPDISYDEDLLDRACLRIVQDPTPYSDRVMVMPNLYGDILSDMCAGLIGGLGLTPSGNIGKDASIFEAVHGSAPDIAGKDKANPTALLLSSIMMLRHMSLFEHANQIEKAVFDTIAAGERTGDLGGNLGTSEFTDCIISRL; translated from the coding sequence ATGTTGTTTGCCGCTGCCTCGCGCACTGTCCGTCCCGCTGCCTCGCTGCCCATTAGTGGTGCGCGTCTGCTTCGCCGCAGTCTTGCGACGCCGTCGAACGCCCCCACTTCCGCATACAACAAGGAAAAGGATGCGGACGGTAAATACACCGTGACGCTCTTCCCGGGTGACGGTATCGGCCCCGAGGTGTCGGGCGCCGTGCAGAAGATCTACGAGGCTGCCAAGGTTCCGATCAAGTGGGAGGAGGCCGATGTCACTCCCTCGATCAACAAGGATGGCAAGCAGGTGATCCCCGAAGAGACGATCAAGTCGGTCCGCAAAAACACGATCGCGCTCAAGGGTCCCCTTGCGACGCCGATCGGCAAGGGCCACGTCTCGCTGAACCTGACCCTCCGCCGTACCTTCCACCTCTTTGCCAACGTCCGTCCTTGCGTTTCGGTCAAGGGCTTCAAGACGCCGTACGACGACGTGAACACGGTGCTTATCCGTGAGAACACCGAGGGTGAGTACTCGGGTATCGAGCACGAGATCGTCGACGGTGTCGTGCAGAGTATCAAGCTCATTACCTACGAGGCgtcggagcgcgtcgcccgctACGCCTTCTACCACGCCAAGCAGAacggccgctcgcgcgtgaCCGCTGTGCACAAGGCCCCGATCATGAAGATGTCGGACGGCATGTTCCTCACTGCCTGCCGCAACGTCGCCAAGGAGTTCCCCGATATCTCGTACGATGaggacctgctcgaccgtgCCTGCCTGCGCATCGTCCAGGACCCCACGCCTTACTCGGACCGCGTCATGGTCATGCCCAACCTGTACGGTGACATTCTCTCGGACATGTGCGCCGGTCTCATTGGTGGCCTGGGCCTGACGCCGTCGGGCAACATTGGCAAGGACGCCTCGATCTTCGAGGCCGTCCACGGCTCTGCGCCGGATATCGCGGGCAAGGACAAGGCGAACCCTACCGCCCTGCTCCTGTCTTCGATCATGATGCTCCGCCACATGAGCCTCTTTGAGCATGCGAACCAGATCGAGAAGGCGGTCTTTGACACGATCGCCGCGGGTGAGCGGACGGGTGACCTGGGTGGCAACCTCGGCACCTCGGAGTTCACCGACTGCATCATCTCGCGCCTCTAA